In the genome of Oncorhynchus masou masou isolate Uvic2021 chromosome 26, UVic_Omas_1.1, whole genome shotgun sequence, one region contains:
- the LOC135515004 gene encoding protein LLP homolog yields MAKSLRSKWKRKMRAVKRAKNAPKELARLKLALAHGGTGEISMKDIQDIATVVPAGKIKEKKVDVDMEGEEVDDGKMDMDSKRSKTTQLDEHGQYPTWMSQRQAKKLKGKRMTKKSGGKANKKKKGIAW; encoded by the exons ATGGCCAAAAGTCTGCGAAGCAAATGGAAGCGGAAGATGCGTGCTGTGAAGAGAGCGAAGAACGCCCCTAAGGAACTGGCTCGGCTGAAGCTAGCCTTGGCCCACGGTGGCACAGGAGAGATCTCCATGAAGGACATTCAGGACATAGCTACAGTGGTGCCAGCTGGGAAGATAAAGGAGAAGAAAGTGGATgtagacatggagggagaggaagttgATG ATGGAAAGATGGACATGGACAGCAAGCGCAGTAAGACGACCCAATTGGACGAGCACGGACAGTACCCAACATGGATGAGCCAACGACAGGCCAAGAAACTGAAAGGCAAACGGATGACAAAGAAATCGGGAGGAAAGGCCAACAAAAAAAAGAAGGGCATTGCCTGGTAG
- the LOC135515003 gene encoding src substrate cortactin-like isoform X1 — protein sequence MWKSVVGHNVSIKVAEGDDWETDPDFENDVSEQEQRWGAKTIEGSGRKEHISVSELRQKVSQEHEVGKQKERAEAPKASYGYGGKFGVEKDRMDKGAVGHGYVAQVEQHSSQTDAKRGFGGKFGVQKDRVDKSAMGFEYKGEVEQHTSQKDYSKGFGGKYGVEKEKVDKAALGYDYKGETEKHQSQKDYSKGFGGKFGVEKEKVDKAALGYDYKGETEKHESQKDYAKGFGGRYGVQTDRMDKSAVAFTDMESPTSAYEKTLPLEASSAGAGNLKARFENLARSSDEQNRKRAEEERARRQAREEREQEEARRRQQEQNSREEEAEQHQPQPVEEQRPPLVEEQRPPPVEETDRKPQPPQLPQIPRDEPVEEEPVYDQPPCLPPRSSDLLEAEPPQEQTPSEPEQEDEGEYQDISPIPFPEPVPAVDNDYEDLTCGQTAVAIYDYQGEADDEISFNPDDVITNIEMVDEGWWKGHCHGRIGLFPATFVKMM from the exons ATGTGGAAGTCAGTGGTGGGACACAACGTGAGCATAAAGGTTGCAGAGGGGGACGACTGGGAGACAGACCCTGACTTTGAG AATGATGTGTCAGAACAGGAACAGAGATGGGGGGCCAAGACCATTGAGGGGTCTGGTCGAAAAGAACACATCAG tGTATCAGAGCTGAGACAGAAGGTGTCCCAGGAGCATGAGGTGGGGAAGCAGAAGGAGCGAGCGGAGGCTCCCAAGGCCTCTTACGGTTACGGAGGGAAGTTTGGAGTGGAGAAAGACCGCATGGACAAG GGGGCAGTGGGGCATGGCTACGTGGCGCAGGTGGAGCAGCACTCATCCCAGACCGATGCAAAGAGAGGATTCGGGGGGAAATTTGGAGTGCAGAAAGACCGTGTGGATAAG tctgCCATGGGTTTTGAATACAAGGGTGAGGTGGAGCAGCATACATCTCAGAAAG ACTATTCAAAGGGTTTTGGAGGGAAGTATGGGGTGGAGAAGGAGAAAGTGGACAAGGCTGCCTTGGGATACGACTACAAGGGAGAAACCGAGAAGCACCAGTCTCAGAAAG ACTATTCAAAGGGTTTTGGAGGGAAGTTTGGGGTGGAGAAGGAGAAAGTGGACAAGGCTGCTTTGGGTTACGACTacaagggagagacagagaagcatGAGTCACAGAAAG ACTATGCCAAGGGCTTTGGGGGACGCTATGGAGTCCAGACAGACCGCATGGATAAA AGTGCAGTGGCCTTCACAGACATGGAATCCCCTACCTCTGCCTATGAGAAGACACTACCATTGGAGGCAT CAAGTGCAGGGGCAGGCAACCTGAAGGCTCGCTTTGAGAACTTGGCTCGGTCATCAGACGAGCAGAACAGAAAGCgagcggaggaggagagagcCAGGAGAcaggctagagaggagagagagcaggaggaggcaCGACGCAGACAACAG gaacagaacagcagGGAGGAGGAAGCAGAGCAGCATCAGCCTCAACCTGTTGAAGAGCAGAGACCTCCACTTGTTGAAGAGCAGAGACCTCCACCTGTTGAAGAGACCGACAGGAAGCCCCAACCACCACAGCTGCCTCAGATACCAAGAGATGAGCCAGTG GAAGAGGAGCCAGTCTATGACCAGCCCCCGTGCCTGCCCCCACGGTCAAGTGACCTGCTGGAGGCGGAGCCACCTCAGGAGCAGACCCCATCAGAACCAgagcaggaggatgagggagagtaTCAGGATATCTCACCAATACCTTTCCCAGAACCTGTTCCAG CAGTGGATAATGACTATGAGGACCTGACATGCGGTCAGACCGCAGTGGCCATTTATGACTACcaaggag AGGCAGATGATGAGATCTCCTTCAACCCGGATGATGTCATCACCAACATAGAGATGGTGGACGAAGGCTGGTGGAAGGGACACTGTCACGGACGCATTGGACTTTTCCCTGCTACATTCGTGAAAATGATGTAG
- the LOC135515003 gene encoding hematopoietic lineage cell-specific protein-like isoform X2, translating to MWKSVVGHNVSIKVAEGDDWETDPDFENDVSEQEQRWGAKTIEGSGRKEHISVSELRQKVSQEHEVGKQKERAEAPKASYGYGGKFGVEKDRMDKGAVGHGYVAQVEQHSSQTDAKRGFGGKFGVQKDRVDKSAMGFEYKGEVEQHTSQKDYSKGFGGKFGVEKEKVDKAALGYDYKGETEKHESQKDYAKGFGGRYGVQTDRMDKSAVAFTDMESPTSAYEKTLPLEASSAGAGNLKARFENLARSSDEQNRKRAEEERARRQAREEREQEEARRRQQEQNSREEEAEQHQPQPVEEQRPPLVEEQRPPPVEETDRKPQPPQLPQIPRDEPVEEEPVYDQPPCLPPRSSDLLEAEPPQEQTPSEPEQEDEGEYQDISPIPFPEPVPAVDNDYEDLTCGQTAVAIYDYQGEADDEISFNPDDVITNIEMVDEGWWKGHCHGRIGLFPATFVKMM from the exons ATGTGGAAGTCAGTGGTGGGACACAACGTGAGCATAAAGGTTGCAGAGGGGGACGACTGGGAGACAGACCCTGACTTTGAG AATGATGTGTCAGAACAGGAACAGAGATGGGGGGCCAAGACCATTGAGGGGTCTGGTCGAAAAGAACACATCAG tGTATCAGAGCTGAGACAGAAGGTGTCCCAGGAGCATGAGGTGGGGAAGCAGAAGGAGCGAGCGGAGGCTCCCAAGGCCTCTTACGGTTACGGAGGGAAGTTTGGAGTGGAGAAAGACCGCATGGACAAG GGGGCAGTGGGGCATGGCTACGTGGCGCAGGTGGAGCAGCACTCATCCCAGACCGATGCAAAGAGAGGATTCGGGGGGAAATTTGGAGTGCAGAAAGACCGTGTGGATAAG tctgCCATGGGTTTTGAATACAAGGGTGAGGTGGAGCAGCATACATCTCAGAAAG ACTATTCAAAGGGTTTTGGAGGGAAGTTTGGGGTGGAGAAGGAGAAAGTGGACAAGGCTGCTTTGGGTTACGACTacaagggagagacagagaagcatGAGTCACAGAAAG ACTATGCCAAGGGCTTTGGGGGACGCTATGGAGTCCAGACAGACCGCATGGATAAA AGTGCAGTGGCCTTCACAGACATGGAATCCCCTACCTCTGCCTATGAGAAGACACTACCATTGGAGGCAT CAAGTGCAGGGGCAGGCAACCTGAAGGCTCGCTTTGAGAACTTGGCTCGGTCATCAGACGAGCAGAACAGAAAGCgagcggaggaggagagagcCAGGAGAcaggctagagaggagagagagcaggaggaggcaCGACGCAGACAACAG gaacagaacagcagGGAGGAGGAAGCAGAGCAGCATCAGCCTCAACCTGTTGAAGAGCAGAGACCTCCACTTGTTGAAGAGCAGAGACCTCCACCTGTTGAAGAGACCGACAGGAAGCCCCAACCACCACAGCTGCCTCAGATACCAAGAGATGAGCCAGTG GAAGAGGAGCCAGTCTATGACCAGCCCCCGTGCCTGCCCCCACGGTCAAGTGACCTGCTGGAGGCGGAGCCACCTCAGGAGCAGACCCCATCAGAACCAgagcaggaggatgagggagagtaTCAGGATATCTCACCAATACCTTTCCCAGAACCTGTTCCAG CAGTGGATAATGACTATGAGGACCTGACATGCGGTCAGACCGCAGTGGCCATTTATGACTACcaaggag AGGCAGATGATGAGATCTCCTTCAACCCGGATGATGTCATCACCAACATAGAGATGGTGGACGAAGGCTGGTGGAAGGGACACTGTCACGGACGCATTGGACTTTTCCCTGCTACATTCGTGAAAATGATGTAG